The genome window GAGCTCCACACCTATGCCATTTCCCCTTGGAAATCTCATTGCAATTGGGCCATCATTGTACTGTATTGCCGTATTTACCATGTGCTGCCCTTCATTTTCATCTTTAGGCATCATTAAAACTAAGTTTGGCATATGACGTAAAAACGCAATATCATAAATACCTTGATGGGTTTCCCCATCTGCTCCTACTAAGCCAGCACGATCGATGCCAATAAAGACATTTAATTTCTGACGGCAAACATCATGAAGCATCTGATCATAAGCTCTTTGTAAAAACGTCGAATAAATAGCTAAAAACGGCTTCATTTTTTGTGTGGCAAGTCCGGCTGCTAATGTTACAGCATGCTGTTCCGCTATCCCAACATCAAGCATTCGACTAGGAAATTCTTTTGCAAATGATTCCAATTTTGAGCCAACGGGCATGGCAGGAGTAACAGCAACGATTCGATCGTCTTGTCTTGCCAATTTTAACACCGTATCACTCACTAGTTTACTCCATGCCGGTGCAGTGATAGCAGGTTTTACAAAATCTCCTGTTTCTATCTTATAAGGACCTGTTCCATGCCATGTACCGATTTTATCTTTTTCGGCCGGAGAAAACCCTTTACCTTTTTTCGTAATGACATGCAGTAAAACAGGACCAGATGTTTTCTTTGCATAGTTTAGCTGTTCAAATAAGTCGTCATAATCATGACCATCAACTGGGCCTAAATACGTAAAACCTAACTCTTCAAAAAACACACCAGAAACTAACAAATATTTAAGACTATCTTTAATTCTTTCAGCAGTTGCGGCCATCTTGCCACCTACGGCAGGAATTTTCTTTAAGAGCATTTCTAGTTCATCTTTTACCCATTGATACTTCCCAGCAGTTCTTAATCTTCCTAATACTTGGTGAAGAGCGCCAACATTTGGAGCAATCGACATTTCATTATCATTTAAGATAACAATAATGTTTTTCTTTTCGTCGCCAATATGATTTAGTGCTTCAAGAGCCATCCCGCCTGTTAAAGCTCCATCCCCAATAATAGGAATGATATAGGAATCTTCCTTTTTTAAATCTCTTGCAACAGCCATTCCCATTGCAGCAGATAAGGAAGTAGAGCTATGACCTGTTTCCCATACGTCATGCTCACTTTCATTCATTTTTGGAAAACCACTTAAGCCTTTATATTGTCTAAGCGTATCAAAATCCTTTGCGCGGCCAGTTAATATTTTGTGAACATAAGATTGATGACCTACATCCCAAAGAAATTTATCTTTTGGACTATCAAAACATTTATGAAGAGCAATGGTTAATTCCACCACTCCTAAGTTCGGACCAATATGGCCACCAGTTTGAGAAAGTCTATTAATTAAAAAGTGACGGATATCTTCACTAAGGCTATTCAGTTCCTCGTTCGATAATCCTTTTAAAAAAGCTGGATTTTCTATAGACATTAAATCCATTTGTAACAACTCACTTTCATTCAGTATATAACCAATAAAGCGATGAAAAATACTGACTAATTGGTATATCTTCCTTCCGTTTAACCATTTCATTTATCAAGATCGTATTATATATTAGAATACCTTATTTTTATCAAAAAACCTAATTTATTCGTATTATTAAATATGTATTATACCATTTCTTCACTGATAATAGTAGTAATTCTACATAGTTAGCAAACAGAGTACTTTCGCGCTTAAAAGAAGGATGCCTCAAAGCGGAACATCACTAGTGCTTTTTACAAATTATCTTTTGAAAAAGCATTAGCAATGTCAAATATTGAGACACCCTAATATGTGTTATTCGTTATTCTAAATAATATTTCCTAATATATATTTCGCTTAGTTTTATTATATACCATCTATAAAAAGCTTTTAAACCGTTTAGTAAAGATATTTTAATTATTTCTATAGCCAATTAAATCTGTAATTTCTTCTAATAGGAAACGATCAAAATTTAAACCGGAAAGAAGGTCTTTAGCCTGTTTAATATGCAGCTCTAATTCTTTTTTTGCTCCATCCATTGTTAATATTTTCGGATAGGTGCTTTTATGGTTATCCGTATCGCTGCCAATTGGCTTTCCAATCACTTCTTCATCCCCTTCTAAATCGAGAATATCGTCTCTAATTTGGAAGGCTAAGCCTAGATGATAAGCAAAACGTTTTAATGTTTCCAATTCCGTGCTAGTAGCATCTGCTAATAACGCGCCAATTATGATACTTACTTCTAACAGCTTTCCTGTTTTATGTAGATGTATATGTTCAAGATCACTTTGATTTAACGTCTTGCTTTCCCCTTCAATATCAGCAACTTGTCCACCTACCATCCCTTCTGCTCCAGCTGCTTTTGCTAAAAAGCCAATACTAGCAAGAATCTTATCGGATGGGATATTCTGGTTTGTCATATATGTCATGATTTGAAAACTATATGTAAGAAGTGCATCACCTGCTAAAATAGCAGTCGCTTCTCCGTAAACTTTATGATTCGTCGGTAAGCCTCTCCGCAAGTCATCATCATCCATACTTGGTAAATCATCATGAATCAAAGAATAAGTATGAATCATTTCAATGGCAGTCGCTGGCAGCAAACCTTCAAGTGGATCTCTTCCAAATGCTTTGAGGGTAGCAAATAAAAGCAGTGGTCGGATTCTCTTCCCCCCTGCATTTAAGGAATAGAGCATGGAATCTTTTAAACTGGAAGGAGCATTAAGCTTCTCGACATTTTTCTTTAATTCTTTTTCTAGTACTTCTTTATAGTCTTTTGTAAATGCTGACAAAGAAATTTTATTCAAGTGTTATTCCTCCTCAGCGATAGAAAAAGGTTGTTTTTTACCGTTTTCTAGCACTACTTCCGCTAATTGTTCTTCGACATTTTTTAATTTTTCATGACAGTATTTAGAAAGCTCCATTCCTTTTTTATACGTGTTGATAGCCTCTTCTAAAGGAACGTCTCCTTCTTCTAGTTTTTCAACGATTCGTTCTAATTCTTCCATCGCTTCTTCAAAGGTTGGCTTATTTTCTCGATTAGTTGCCATGTTTATCTCTCCTTTATCTCCATAATTTCTGCCTGTACCGTACCATCGGCCAAGTTTAATTCAATATGCTCCTTAGGCTTAACTTGCTTTATACTGGCTATTAATTTCCCATTTTGATCATATGCTACATTGTAGCCTCTTTCCATTATCTTCAACGGACTTAATGCATCCATCTTTCCTATTGTCGAAAGAAAAGACTGCTTTTTAGTTTGAAGAATTAGCTCCGTATTACGAATCATATTTTTTTGTAAATTAGCCAAATCTTGTTGTGCCTTCATCACATAATGATGTGGGTGATTTCTTACTAGCTGCTTTTGTATTAATTGATGCTGATTATTCTTTTGCTCAAAAACTCTTTGTACATTTCGTATTAATAATTCTGTCTGTTTGTCTAATTGCTCCATTTTTTGATCGTATAAAACCTTAGGATAACGAAAAGCATAGGAACGTTGAATTCTATTTAAACGTAACTTTTGCAATTCTACTTTTTCTTTTATCCCTCTTATTAAACGGCTTTGTCTAGACAAAATCCTTTCCACCAGCTCATCGATATGAGGAACAGCGAGCTCTGCTGCACCAGTTGGTGTCGGTGCACGCATATCTGCAACGAAATCTGCAATGGTAAAGTCTGTTTCGTGACCGACAGCAGAAATAATGGGAATTCTGGAAGTAAAAATGGCTCTGGCAACGATTTCTTCATTAAAAGCCCATAATTCTTCAATGGAACCGCCGCCCCTGCCTACTATGAGGACATCAATTGCAGGAGACTCCTGTTCATTCGCCCGTTGAATTGCCTTTACAATAGAAGGAGCCGCTGCTTCACCTTGTACTAACGCAGGATAGATTTGGATGTTTGCAATAGGGTAGCGTCTTTTAATGGTTGTAATAATGTCTCTAATCGCAGCTCCGGTCGGTGAGGTAATAACACCAATGGTTTTCGGATATTTAGGGATTGCCTGTTTATGGTCTGCAAGAAACAATCCTTCTTGTTCCAATTTAGCTTTCAACTGTTCATAAGCAAGATAGAGCTGACCAATGCCATCTGGCTGCATATCCACCACATACATTTGATATTGCCCGCTTGATTCATAAACGGTAACACTTGCTTTAATCAGCACTTTCATCCCATTTTCAGGCGTAAACTTCATTTGCTGATTATTCCGGGCAAACATAACTGCTAAAATTCTGGCTTTCTCGTCTTTTAAGGTGAAATACATATGCCCACTTGAATGTTGCTTAAAATTGGATATTTCGCCTTTTACCATGACTTGCTGTAAATGAGGATCTGCATCAAATTTTCTTTTTATGTATTTCGTCAAAGCATGTACCGTTAAATACCGTGATTCCATTTATAAAAACTCCTTATACAGGATGGAAAAAGGGGTGT of Niallia circulans contains these proteins:
- the dxs gene encoding 1-deoxy-D-xylulose-5-phosphate synthase gives rise to the protein MDLMSIENPAFLKGLSNEELNSLSEDIRHFLINRLSQTGGHIGPNLGVVELTIALHKCFDSPKDKFLWDVGHQSYVHKILTGRAKDFDTLRQYKGLSGFPKMNESEHDVWETGHSSTSLSAAMGMAVARDLKKEDSYIIPIIGDGALTGGMALEALNHIGDEKKNIIVILNDNEMSIAPNVGALHQVLGRLRTAGKYQWVKDELEMLLKKIPAVGGKMAATAERIKDSLKYLLVSGVFFEELGFTYLGPVDGHDYDDLFEQLNYAKKTSGPVLLHVITKKGKGFSPAEKDKIGTWHGTGPYKIETGDFVKPAITAPAWSKLVSDTVLKLARQDDRIVAVTPAMPVGSKLESFAKEFPSRMLDVGIAEQHAVTLAAGLATQKMKPFLAIYSTFLQRAYDQMLHDVCRQKLNVFIGIDRAGLVGADGETHQGIYDIAFLRHMPNLVLMMPKDENEGQHMVNTAIQYNDGPIAMRFPRGNGIGVELDSTLKTIPIGTWEVLREGSDAAILTFGTTIEMAMEAANQLELQGIHVKVVNARFIKPLDEKMLSDLLKKQIPILTIEEAILQGGFGSYCIEYAHDHGFGANVIDRMGIPDEFIEHGDVNSLLEEINLTKEEVVKRISAIARKKQKRA
- a CDS encoding polyprenyl synthetase family protein, which codes for MNKISLSAFTKDYKEVLEKELKKNVEKLNAPSSLKDSMLYSLNAGGKRIRPLLLFATLKAFGRDPLEGLLPATAIEMIHTYSLIHDDLPSMDDDDLRRGLPTNHKVYGEATAILAGDALLTYSFQIMTYMTNQNIPSDKILASIGFLAKAAGAEGMVGGQVADIEGESKTLNQSDLEHIHLHKTGKLLEVSIIIGALLADATSTELETLKRFAYHLGLAFQIRDDILDLEGDEEVIGKPIGSDTDNHKSTYPKILTMDGAKKELELHIKQAKDLLSGLNFDRFLLEEITDLIGYRNN
- the xseB gene encoding exodeoxyribonuclease VII small subunit; its protein translation is MATNRENKPTFEEAMEELERIVEKLEEGDVPLEEAINTYKKGMELSKYCHEKLKNVEEQLAEVVLENGKKQPFSIAEEE
- the xseA gene encoding exodeoxyribonuclease VII large subunit, translated to MESRYLTVHALTKYIKRKFDADPHLQQVMVKGEISNFKQHSSGHMYFTLKDEKARILAVMFARNNQQMKFTPENGMKVLIKASVTVYESSGQYQMYVVDMQPDGIGQLYLAYEQLKAKLEQEGLFLADHKQAIPKYPKTIGVITSPTGAAIRDIITTIKRRYPIANIQIYPALVQGEAAAPSIVKAIQRANEQESPAIDVLIVGRGGGSIEELWAFNEEIVARAIFTSRIPIISAVGHETDFTIADFVADMRAPTPTGAAELAVPHIDELVERILSRQSRLIRGIKEKVELQKLRLNRIQRSYAFRYPKVLYDQKMEQLDKQTELLIRNVQRVFEQKNNQHQLIQKQLVRNHPHHYVMKAQQDLANLQKNMIRNTELILQTKKQSFLSTIGKMDALSPLKIMERGYNVAYDQNGKLIASIKQVKPKEHIELNLADGTVQAEIMEIKER